Proteins found in one Capsicum annuum cultivar UCD-10X-F1 unplaced genomic scaffold, UCD10Xv1.1 ctg20957, whole genome shotgun sequence genomic segment:
- the LOC124890619 gene encoding uncharacterized mitochondrial protein AtMg00860-like translates to MLQLLRQNQLFAKRSKCDFTQSKIEYLGHVISGQGVGTDPTKVSAMMQCPVPKSQLRGFLGLTGYYRKFVQNYNIISKPLASLLKRGAFEWNSEATRAFLELKTAMTSAPLLALPNFNKTFIVEVDACGTGVGAILMQDGHPLAYISEPLSMKHQGLSTYEKKLIALLMAVDK, encoded by the coding sequence TTTTACTCAAAGTAAAATTGAGTATTTGGGGCATGTAATATCGGGACAAGGTGTTGGAACTGACCCAACCAAGGTGTCAGCTATGATGCAATGTCCTGTTCCTAAAAGTCAACTAAGGGGTTTCCTTGGACTTACGGGATACTACAGGAAATTTGTGCAGAACTACAACATAATCAGTAAACCGTTGGCTTCACTACTAAAGAGGGGGGCCTTTGAGTGGAATTCAGAAGCTACTAGAGCATTTCTTGAGCTCAAAACAGCCATGACTAGTGCACCCTTGCTTGCACTACCTAATTTTAATAAGACCTTTATTGTTGAAGTGGATGCTTGTGGCACTGGTGTTGGAGCTATTCTCATGCAAGATGGGCATCCCTTGGCCTACATAAGTGAACCACTTAGCATGAAACATCAAGGCCTTTCCACTTATGAAAAGAAGCTTATTGCACTATTAATGGCAGTGGATAAGTAG